A stretch of the Zeugodacus cucurbitae isolate PBARC_wt_2022May chromosome 6, idZeuCucr1.2, whole genome shotgun sequence genome encodes the following:
- the LOC105218447 gene encoding glutaminase liver isoform, mitochondrial isoform X4, which produces MEVQSNAIENYSFVGVVVNSNDALELNSIEEEAEVVSRDFSRSVSNDSEGGITMVIDKVNGERENSLADVLPTSGETCAETEAKNQLEKKVEEAKELLETTQIIEEIIEGVALNHRRGTIIRTISAIISHREQEQRNAEDVLFDMFYNEETGLISMGKFLAALKTTGIRRSDPRIRELMENLKKVHKLSNYETGSSAETQNLNRETFKAVVAQNIVLIAKAFRQQFIIPDFVSFVKDVEDIYWKCKTNADGAVANYIPQLARYSSDSWGVSICTIDGQRYSIGDVDIPFTLQSCSKPLTYAIALEKLGPKVVHSYVGQEPSGRNFNELVLDHNNKPHNPMINAGAILTCSLLQALIKPDMTAAEKFDYTLQWFKRLSGGENIGFNNAVFLSEREAADRNYALGFYMRENKCYPKRTNLKEVMDFYFQCCSMETTCEAMSVIAATLANGGICPTTEEKVLRPEVVRDVLSIMHSCGTYDYSGQFAFKVGLPAKSGVSGGMMLVIPNVMGIFTWSPPLDKLGNSVRGVQFCEELVSAFNFHRYDNLKHASDKKDPRKHRYETKGLSIVNLLFSAASGDVTALRRHRLSGMDITLADYDGRTALHLAASEGHLDCVKFLLEHCQVPHNPKDRWGNLPIDEAENFGHHAIVEYLKEWAEKAEAAEAHTPEAVIKNTEADEEIITSTQSVSSDYDRSATASPIPSDAGSSSGIDDNTKPGF; this is translated from the exons ATGGAGGTACAAAGCAATGCAATtgagaattatagttttgttggtgttgttgttaatagCAATGATGCTTTGGAGTTAAATTCAATTGAAGAGGAAGCCGAAGTAGTGTCCCGTGATTTCTCACGTAGTGTTAGCAATGATAGTGAGGGTGGTATTACGATGGTGATTGATAAAGTGAATGGTGAAAGAGAAAATTCCCTTGCCGATGTATTACCAACAAGTGGTGAAACATGCGCTGAAACTGAGGCCAAAAATCAGTTGGAGAAAAAGGTGGAGGAGGCAAAGGAACTGCTAGAGACCACGCAAATTATCGAGGAAATTATTGAAGGTGTGGCGCTCAATCATAGGCGTGGCACCATTATACGCACCATATCGGCTATCATAAG TCATCGCGAGCAGGAGCAACGCAATGCCGAAGATGTGCTCTTCGATATGTTCTACAATGAGGAGACTGGTCTTATTTCGATGGGTAAATTTCTGGCCGCCCTCAAGACGACCGGCATTAGGCGCAGCGATCCGCGTATACGTGAATTGATGGAGAATCTGAAGAAGGTGCATAAGTTGTCGAATTATGAGACTGGTTCGTCGGCGGAGACGCAAAATTTGAATCGTGAAACATTTAAGGC TGTTGTCGCTCAAAATATCGTCTTGATTGCCAAAGCTTTCCGTCAACAATTCATCATACCTGATTTCGTGAGCTTCGTTAAGGATGTCGAGGATATCTATTGGAAGTGTAAGACGAACGCTGATGGCGCCGTAGCCAATTATATACCACAATTGGCGCGCTACAGTTCCGATTCGTGGGGTGTAAGCATCTGTACGATCGATGGACAACGCTACTCCATTGGCGATGTGGATATACCGTTCACTTTGCAGAGTTGCAG CAAACCGTTGACGTACGCCATTGCCTTGGAGAAGCTGGGACCGAAGGTGGTGCATTCGTATGTAGGCCAAGAGCCAAGTGGTCGCAATTTCAACGAATTGGTGTTGGATCATAACA ACAAGCCACACAATCCCATGATCAATGCGGGCGCCATCTTAACCTGTTCACTGCTACAGGCCTTGATCAAACCCGATATGACGGCAGCTGAGAAATTCGATTACACATTGCAGTGGTTCAAACGCCTGTCGGGCGGCGAGAATATCGGTTTCAATAATGCCGTGTTCCTATCGGAACGCGAGGCAGCCGATCGTAATTATGCTTTGGGCTTTTATATGCGCGAGAATAAATGCTATCCGAAGCGTACGAATCTCAAAGAGGTCATGGACTTCTACTTCCAG TGCTGCTCCATGGAGACCACCTGCGAAGCCATGTCCGTGATTGCCGCAACACTAGCTAACGGTGGCATTTGCCCCACCACCGAAGAGAAAGTATTGCGTCCCGAAGTTGTACGCGATGTACTCTCCATTATGCATTCGTGCGGTACATACGATTACTCCGGACAGTTCGCCTTCAAAGTTGGTCTACCCGCCAAATCTGGTGTCTCCGGTGGCATGATGTTGGTCATCCCAAATGTGATGGGCATATTCACATGGTCACCACCGCTCGACAAGCTGGGCAACAGTGTGCGCGGTGTGCAATTCTGTGAAGAATTGGTGAGCGCCTTCAATTTCCATCGCTACGATAATCTCAAACATGCATCGGATAAAAAGGATCCACGCAAACATCGTTACGAGACTAAAGGACTGTCAATTGTGAATTTGCTCTTCTCAGCGGCCAGCGGTGATGTGACGGCATTGCGGCGTCATCGACTCTCCGGCATGGATATCACATTGGCCGATTATGATGGCCGAACAGCGCTGCATTTGGCCGCCTCCGAAGGTCATTTGGACTGTGTGAAATTCCTATTGGAGCACTGTCAAGTGCCACATAATCCAAAGGATCGTTGGGGTAATTTGCCAATTGATGAGGCCGAGAATTTCGGACATCATGCCATTGTGGAATACCTGAAAGAGTGGGCCGAGAAGGCTGAAGCGGCCGAAGCGCACACACCCGAAGCGGTTATTAAAAATACCGAAGCGGATGAG GAAATTATTACTTCCACTCAGAGCGTTAGCTCCGACTACGATCGCAGCGCCACTGCTAGTCCAATACCGTCGGATGCAGGCAGCAGCAGCGGTATAGATGATAATACCAAACCGGGTTTCTAA
- the LOC105218447 gene encoding glutaminase kidney isoform, mitochondrial isoform X6, translated as MLKRLRAAPLLNLVFANRKLSFYDTSHTPGRDDGIRLQKRFLSMRPHREQEQRNAEDVLFDMFYNEETGLISMGKFLAALKTTGIRRSDPRIRELMENLKKVHKLSNYETGSSAETQNLNRETFKAVVAQNIVLIAKAFRQQFIIPDFVSFVKDVEDIYWKCKTNADGAVANYIPQLARYSSDSWGVSICTIDGQRYSIGDVDIPFTLQSCSKPLTYAIALEKLGPKVVHSYVGQEPSGRNFNELVLDHNNKPHNPMINAGAILTCSLLQALIKPDMTAAEKFDYTLQWFKRLSGGENIGFNNAVFLSEREAADRNYALGFYMRENKCYPKRTNLKEVMDFYFQCCSMETTCEAMSVIAATLANGGICPTTEEKVLRPEVVRDVLSIMHSCGTYDYSGQFAFKVGLPAKSGVSGGMMLVIPNVMGIFTWSPPLDKLGNSVRGVQFCEELVSAFNFHRYDNLKHASDKKDPRKHRYETKGLSIVNLLFSAASGDVTALRRHRLSGMDITLADYDGRTALHLAASEGHLDCVKFLLEHCQVPHNPKDRWGNLPIDEAENFGHHAIVEYLKEWAEKAEAAEAHTPEAVIKNTEADEEIITSTQSVSSDYDRSATASPIPSDAGSSSGIDDNTKPGF; from the exons CCTACAGAAGCGTTTCTTATCGATGCGACC TCATCGCGAGCAGGAGCAACGCAATGCCGAAGATGTGCTCTTCGATATGTTCTACAATGAGGAGACTGGTCTTATTTCGATGGGTAAATTTCTGGCCGCCCTCAAGACGACCGGCATTAGGCGCAGCGATCCGCGTATACGTGAATTGATGGAGAATCTGAAGAAGGTGCATAAGTTGTCGAATTATGAGACTGGTTCGTCGGCGGAGACGCAAAATTTGAATCGTGAAACATTTAAGGC TGTTGTCGCTCAAAATATCGTCTTGATTGCCAAAGCTTTCCGTCAACAATTCATCATACCTGATTTCGTGAGCTTCGTTAAGGATGTCGAGGATATCTATTGGAAGTGTAAGACGAACGCTGATGGCGCCGTAGCCAATTATATACCACAATTGGCGCGCTACAGTTCCGATTCGTGGGGTGTAAGCATCTGTACGATCGATGGACAACGCTACTCCATTGGCGATGTGGATATACCGTTCACTTTGCAGAGTTGCAG CAAACCGTTGACGTACGCCATTGCCTTGGAGAAGCTGGGACCGAAGGTGGTGCATTCGTATGTAGGCCAAGAGCCAAGTGGTCGCAATTTCAACGAATTGGTGTTGGATCATAACA ACAAGCCACACAATCCCATGATCAATGCGGGCGCCATCTTAACCTGTTCACTGCTACAGGCCTTGATCAAACCCGATATGACGGCAGCTGAGAAATTCGATTACACATTGCAGTGGTTCAAACGCCTGTCGGGCGGCGAGAATATCGGTTTCAATAATGCCGTGTTCCTATCGGAACGCGAGGCAGCCGATCGTAATTATGCTTTGGGCTTTTATATGCGCGAGAATAAATGCTATCCGAAGCGTACGAATCTCAAAGAGGTCATGGACTTCTACTTCCAG TGCTGCTCCATGGAGACCACCTGCGAAGCCATGTCCGTGATTGCCGCAACACTAGCTAACGGTGGCATTTGCCCCACCACCGAAGAGAAAGTATTGCGTCCCGAAGTTGTACGCGATGTACTCTCCATTATGCATTCGTGCGGTACATACGATTACTCCGGACAGTTCGCCTTCAAAGTTGGTCTACCCGCCAAATCTGGTGTCTCCGGTGGCATGATGTTGGTCATCCCAAATGTGATGGGCATATTCACATGGTCACCACCGCTCGACAAGCTGGGCAACAGTGTGCGCGGTGTGCAATTCTGTGAAGAATTGGTGAGCGCCTTCAATTTCCATCGCTACGATAATCTCAAACATGCATCGGATAAAAAGGATCCACGCAAACATCGTTACGAGACTAAAGGACTGTCAATTGTGAATTTGCTCTTCTCAGCGGCCAGCGGTGATGTGACGGCATTGCGGCGTCATCGACTCTCCGGCATGGATATCACATTGGCCGATTATGATGGCCGAACAGCGCTGCATTTGGCCGCCTCCGAAGGTCATTTGGACTGTGTGAAATTCCTATTGGAGCACTGTCAAGTGCCACATAATCCAAAGGATCGTTGGGGTAATTTGCCAATTGATGAGGCCGAGAATTTCGGACATCATGCCATTGTGGAATACCTGAAAGAGTGGGCCGAGAAGGCTGAAGCGGCCGAAGCGCACACACCCGAAGCGGTTATTAAAAATACCGAAGCGGATGAG GAAATTATTACTTCCACTCAGAGCGTTAGCTCCGACTACGATCGCAGCGCCACTGCTAGTCCAATACCGTCGGATGCAGGCAGCAGCAGCGGTATAGATGATAATACCAAACCGGGTTTCTAA
- the LOC105218447 gene encoding glutaminase kidney isoform, mitochondrial isoform X7, producing MLKRLRAAPLLNLVFANRKLSFYDTSHTPGRDDGIRHREQEQRNAEDVLFDMFYNEETGLISMGKFLAALKTTGIRRSDPRIRELMENLKKVHKLSNYETGSSAETQNLNRETFKAVVAQNIVLIAKAFRQQFIIPDFVSFVKDVEDIYWKCKTNADGAVANYIPQLARYSSDSWGVSICTIDGQRYSIGDVDIPFTLQSCSKPLTYAIALEKLGPKVVHSYVGQEPSGRNFNELVLDHNNKPHNPMINAGAILTCSLLQALIKPDMTAAEKFDYTLQWFKRLSGGENIGFNNAVFLSEREAADRNYALGFYMRENKCYPKRTNLKEVMDFYFQCCSMETTCEAMSVIAATLANGGICPTTEEKVLRPEVVRDVLSIMHSCGTYDYSGQFAFKVGLPAKSGVSGGMMLVIPNVMGIFTWSPPLDKLGNSVRGVQFCEELVSAFNFHRYDNLKHASDKKDPRKHRYETKGLSIVNLLFSAASGDVTALRRHRLSGMDITLADYDGRTALHLAASEGHLDCVKFLLEHCQVPHNPKDRWGNLPIDEAENFGHHAIVEYLKEWAEKAEAAEAHTPEAVIKNTEADEEIITSTQSVSSDYDRSATASPIPSDAGSSSGIDDNTKPGF from the exons TCATCGCGAGCAGGAGCAACGCAATGCCGAAGATGTGCTCTTCGATATGTTCTACAATGAGGAGACTGGTCTTATTTCGATGGGTAAATTTCTGGCCGCCCTCAAGACGACCGGCATTAGGCGCAGCGATCCGCGTATACGTGAATTGATGGAGAATCTGAAGAAGGTGCATAAGTTGTCGAATTATGAGACTGGTTCGTCGGCGGAGACGCAAAATTTGAATCGTGAAACATTTAAGGC TGTTGTCGCTCAAAATATCGTCTTGATTGCCAAAGCTTTCCGTCAACAATTCATCATACCTGATTTCGTGAGCTTCGTTAAGGATGTCGAGGATATCTATTGGAAGTGTAAGACGAACGCTGATGGCGCCGTAGCCAATTATATACCACAATTGGCGCGCTACAGTTCCGATTCGTGGGGTGTAAGCATCTGTACGATCGATGGACAACGCTACTCCATTGGCGATGTGGATATACCGTTCACTTTGCAGAGTTGCAG CAAACCGTTGACGTACGCCATTGCCTTGGAGAAGCTGGGACCGAAGGTGGTGCATTCGTATGTAGGCCAAGAGCCAAGTGGTCGCAATTTCAACGAATTGGTGTTGGATCATAACA ACAAGCCACACAATCCCATGATCAATGCGGGCGCCATCTTAACCTGTTCACTGCTACAGGCCTTGATCAAACCCGATATGACGGCAGCTGAGAAATTCGATTACACATTGCAGTGGTTCAAACGCCTGTCGGGCGGCGAGAATATCGGTTTCAATAATGCCGTGTTCCTATCGGAACGCGAGGCAGCCGATCGTAATTATGCTTTGGGCTTTTATATGCGCGAGAATAAATGCTATCCGAAGCGTACGAATCTCAAAGAGGTCATGGACTTCTACTTCCAG TGCTGCTCCATGGAGACCACCTGCGAAGCCATGTCCGTGATTGCCGCAACACTAGCTAACGGTGGCATTTGCCCCACCACCGAAGAGAAAGTATTGCGTCCCGAAGTTGTACGCGATGTACTCTCCATTATGCATTCGTGCGGTACATACGATTACTCCGGACAGTTCGCCTTCAAAGTTGGTCTACCCGCCAAATCTGGTGTCTCCGGTGGCATGATGTTGGTCATCCCAAATGTGATGGGCATATTCACATGGTCACCACCGCTCGACAAGCTGGGCAACAGTGTGCGCGGTGTGCAATTCTGTGAAGAATTGGTGAGCGCCTTCAATTTCCATCGCTACGATAATCTCAAACATGCATCGGATAAAAAGGATCCACGCAAACATCGTTACGAGACTAAAGGACTGTCAATTGTGAATTTGCTCTTCTCAGCGGCCAGCGGTGATGTGACGGCATTGCGGCGTCATCGACTCTCCGGCATGGATATCACATTGGCCGATTATGATGGCCGAACAGCGCTGCATTTGGCCGCCTCCGAAGGTCATTTGGACTGTGTGAAATTCCTATTGGAGCACTGTCAAGTGCCACATAATCCAAAGGATCGTTGGGGTAATTTGCCAATTGATGAGGCCGAGAATTTCGGACATCATGCCATTGTGGAATACCTGAAAGAGTGGGCCGAGAAGGCTGAAGCGGCCGAAGCGCACACACCCGAAGCGGTTATTAAAAATACCGAAGCGGATGAG GAAATTATTACTTCCACTCAGAGCGTTAGCTCCGACTACGATCGCAGCGCCACTGCTAGTCCAATACCGTCGGATGCAGGCAGCAGCAGCGGTATAGATGATAATACCAAACCGGGTTTCTAA